In Dolichospermum flos-aquae CCAP 1403/13F, the following proteins share a genomic window:
- a CDS encoding DUF3536 domain-containing protein has translation MTLAAEKPSSSGSILPLDQEPKSSPEHDPLKTAQGVYVTVHGHFYQPPRENPYLDAIERQPSASPFHDWNERIHWECYRPNAFARVLNDRGEIVKIVNNYEYMSFNIGPTLMSWLERYDGSVYQRILEADAKSCDRLNGHGNAIAQVYNHIILPLANERDKHTQIRWGKEDFHSRFGRDPEGMWLAETAVDYATLEALVAEGIKFIILAPSQAQRCRPFPTDDDSDSQWHEVGGNQIDPTRPYRCYLDSDESANKSTAYIDIFFYDGPISRDMGFSDVVYNSHHFAGRIGAAIRGDHRQSQLISVATDGETFGHHKKGTEKTLAYAFIGEFPRHGWTVTNFAHYLSLNPPSWEVKIKSVTAWSCAHGVDRWQDDCGCGGEGGVWHQKWRRPLRNALNWLRDQLIDVYEEYGSALFRDPWQARDEYVHVMGDRTPANINRFLSRHQTRKLQAVEQVEALRLLEMQRHSLLMFTSCGWFFEEISRPEGTQILRYASRALELAGDVAGIQLEKEFLKRLGLAPSNVEEFKNGAEIYRRLVLTAQIGFKQVAAHYAITSLFNHHQNTAPGQETDKHPHNYHQRVYCYDAHELDYHKQSLGPLTMAVGHLQLVSNITWENENLVFAVLHLGGWDFHCCIQKFEGRRNYSQIREKLFAALQQASIAHVILVMTQLFGDEAFSLQTLFAEERHRIMRLLSQETLARLDQLYTQAYRDNYGVIMAFHRDELEVPRELQVAAEIALGYRCLTALKSLEQDISELQLSWNLIVELEAIATEAKHLRCQLNIPDGNQILEQLIVRLLWQLLYDANSKIDTDIQRLERLIDVGHKLHLGINLNHSQELYWSCLHSQILPRITSIDNEAETIQCRQLLKLGQKLAVDVSPYLDKLA, from the coding sequence ATGACTTTGGCAGCGGAAAAACCCAGTAGTTCTGGCTCAATATTACCATTAGATCAAGAGCCTAAATCCAGTCCTGAACATGATCCCCTGAAAACTGCTCAGGGTGTTTATGTCACGGTTCATGGTCATTTTTATCAACCTCCTAGAGAAAATCCTTATCTTGATGCGATTGAACGTCAACCCAGTGCTAGTCCTTTTCATGACTGGAATGAGCGCATTCATTGGGAGTGCTATCGTCCTAATGCCTTTGCTAGAGTCTTAAATGACCGAGGCGAAATTGTGAAGATTGTGAATAATTATGAATACATGAGCTTTAACATTGGGCCAACGCTGATGTCGTGGTTAGAACGCTACGATGGGTCCGTTTATCAGCGGATTTTGGAGGCTGATGCTAAAAGCTGTGATCGCCTCAATGGTCATGGGAATGCGATCGCTCAAGTCTATAATCACATTATCCTTCCCCTAGCCAATGAACGGGATAAACATACACAAATTCGCTGGGGTAAGGAAGATTTCCATTCTCGCTTTGGCCGTGATCCTGAAGGAATGTGGTTGGCAGAAACAGCCGTAGATTATGCCACCTTAGAAGCATTGGTAGCAGAAGGGATTAAGTTTATTATTTTAGCCCCTTCTCAAGCCCAGCGTTGTCGTCCTTTCCCCACAGATGATGATTCTGATAGTCAATGGCATGAGGTGGGTGGTAATCAGATTGATCCTACTCGTCCTTACCGCTGTTATTTAGATAGCGATGAATCTGCAAACAAATCAACTGCCTATATTGATATCTTTTTCTATGATGGTCCGATTTCGCGGGATATGGGTTTTAGTGATGTTGTCTACAATTCCCATCATTTTGCGGGACGCATTGGGGCAGCTATTCGCGGGGATCATCGTCAGTCCCAATTAATTTCTGTAGCTACAGATGGGGAAACCTTTGGACATCACAAAAAAGGCACAGAAAAGACTTTAGCCTATGCTTTTATTGGTGAGTTTCCCCGTCATGGTTGGACTGTCACCAATTTTGCCCATTATTTGAGTTTAAATCCTCCCTCTTGGGAAGTAAAAATCAAGTCTGTGACGGCTTGGAGTTGCGCCCATGGTGTGGATAGATGGCAAGATGATTGTGGTTGTGGTGGTGAAGGGGGCGTGTGGCATCAAAAATGGCGACGGCCGTTAAGAAATGCTTTAAATTGGCTGCGGGATCAGTTAATTGATGTTTATGAAGAATATGGCAGTGCATTATTTCGTGATCCTTGGCAAGCGCGGGACGAATATGTTCATGTCATGGGCGATCGCACTCCCGCTAATATTAACCGGTTTCTATCCCGCCATCAAACTCGCAAACTCCAAGCGGTTGAACAGGTAGAAGCTTTACGCTTGTTGGAAATGCAGCGTCACTCTTTACTGATGTTTACCAGTTGCGGCTGGTTTTTTGAGGAAATTTCCCGTCCAGAGGGAACACAAATTTTGCGTTATGCCTCCCGTGCTTTAGAATTAGCCGGAGATGTGGCAGGTATCCAATTAGAAAAGGAGTTTCTTAAACGTCTAGGTTTAGCCCCTAGCAATGTGGAAGAGTTTAAAAATGGGGCTGAGATATATCGTCGGTTGGTGCTAACTGCCCAAATTGGCTTTAAACAAGTTGCTGCCCATTACGCCATTACTTCCCTATTTAATCATCACCAAAATACTGCCCCTGGACAAGAGACAGATAAACACCCCCATAATTATCATCAGCGTGTTTACTGCTATGATGCCCATGAGCTAGATTATCATAAGCAGAGCCTGGGTCCACTAACTATGGCAGTCGGGCATTTGCAGCTAGTGTCAAATATTACTTGGGAAAATGAAAATTTAGTATTTGCGGTTTTGCATTTGGGTGGTTGGGATTTTCATTGCTGTATTCAAAAGTTTGAAGGACGACGTAACTATAGTCAAATCAGAGAAAAGCTGTTTGCAGCCTTGCAACAGGCTAGTATCGCTCATGTTATTTTGGTGATGACTCAACTATTTGGTGATGAAGCCTTTAGTTTGCAAACTTTATTTGCGGAAGAACGTCACCGCATTATGCGGTTGTTGAGTCAGGAAACACTGGCACGATTAGACCAGTTATATACTCAAGCCTATAGGGATAATTACGGTGTAATTATGGCCTTTCATCGGGATGAATTGGAAGTACCACGAGAATTACAGGTAGCAGCGGAGATTGCTTTGGGTTATCGTTGTTTAACAGCTTTAAAATCCCTAGAACAAGATATTAGCGAACTACAATTAAGCTGGAATCTGATTGTAGAATTAGAAGCGATCGCTACTGAAGCCAAACATCTCCGTTGTCAATTAAATATCCCCGATGGTAATCAAATTCTAGAACAATTGATAGTCCGGTTATTGTGGCAATTATTGTATGATGCCAATAGCAAAATAGATACAGATATCCAACGTTTAGAACGATTGATTGATGTTGGTCATAAATTACATCTTGGCATTAATTTAAACCATTCTCAAGAACTTTACTGGAGTTGTTTACACAGTCAAATATTGCCACGAATTACCAGTATTGATAATGAAGCCGAAACTATTCAATGTCGTCAATTGCTAAAATTAGGACAAAAATTAGCGGTTGATGTCAGTCCTTATTTAGATAAATTGGCTTAA
- the cax gene encoding calcium/proton exchanger: MSIKNIIFSVLLLFIPISLTAHFLEWGDLIVFITAALAILPLAAWMGTATEEIAVVVGPGIGGFLNATFGNATELIIALVALNAGLIDVVKASITGSIISNLLLVMGLSMLLGGIRYKEQTFESVIARVNASSMNLAVIAILLPTAMNYTSIGISEKTVQNLSLAVAVVLILVYGLTLLFSMKTHAYLYDVGVADIEEEAEAVVHKKPNVWLWSGVLLVCTLLVAFESELLVGSLEVATSQLGLSALFTGVILVPIIGNAAEHATAVTVAMKNKMDLAMSVAVGSSMQIALFVAPVLVIAGWATGQPMDLDFNPFELVAVAVSVLIANSISSDGKSNWLEGTLLLAAYTVLGFAFYFHPVANSIG, from the coding sequence ATGTCAATCAAGAACATTATTTTCAGCGTGCTGCTGTTGTTTATACCCATATCTCTAACAGCCCACTTTTTAGAATGGGGAGACTTGATAGTTTTCATCACCGCTGCATTAGCTATACTCCCCCTAGCAGCTTGGATGGGTACAGCTACGGAAGAAATAGCTGTAGTTGTTGGACCAGGAATAGGTGGATTTTTAAACGCGACTTTTGGCAATGCCACAGAATTGATTATTGCCTTAGTTGCCCTGAATGCGGGCTTAATTGATGTCGTCAAAGCTAGTATAACTGGATCAATTATCAGTAATTTACTCTTAGTCATGGGTTTATCCATGTTATTAGGCGGAATTCGTTACAAAGAACAAACATTTGAATCAGTCATAGCTCGTGTAAATGCTTCTTCTATGAATTTGGCGGTAATTGCCATTTTGTTACCAACAGCAATGAACTATACCTCCATAGGGATTAGTGAAAAAACCGTACAGAATCTTTCCCTAGCTGTAGCTGTCGTCTTAATTCTAGTTTACGGCTTAACACTGCTATTTTCCATGAAAACTCATGCTTATTTGTATGATGTTGGTGTGGCAGATATCGAAGAGGAAGCAGAAGCAGTTGTCCATAAAAAACCAAATGTTTGGTTATGGAGTGGTGTCCTTTTAGTTTGCACCCTGTTAGTTGCCTTTGAGTCAGAACTACTAGTTGGTTCATTGGAAGTCGCTACATCTCAACTAGGTTTAAGCGCCCTATTTACCGGGGTAATTTTAGTTCCTATTATCGGTAATGCTGCTGAACACGCTACCGCAGTTACCGTAGCCATGAAGAACAAAATGGATTTGGCTATGTCTGTCGCTGTGGGTTCAAGTATGCAAATTGCCCTATTTGTGGCCCCGGTTTTAGTAATTGCCGGTTGGGCAACTGGGCAACCCATGGATTTAGATTTTAACCCCTTTGAATTAGTCGCTGTTGCTGTATCAGTTTTAATTGCTAATAGCATTAGTTCTGATGGTAAATCTAATTGGTTAGAAGGGACATTACTCCTAGCTGCTTATACTGTCTTGGGTTTTGCCTTCTACTTCCATCCAGTTGCCAACAGTATCGGTTAA
- a CDS encoding peptidoglycan-binding domain-containing protein translates to MNEIGLLMMGVFNQKSLTIPHFPLNQTLFYLENGVQLTNHQSNKLVSSAQITPPEFIHINETSPTNLSILSFRRHQIFNQITQKQTSSSSFELADAGNIPMTNKKDVQLSTGYHTTQNKPMPVIGFGNSGISVKVLQKLLMSNGYGLPIDGVFGPVTETAVKAFQNRRSLSTDGVVGQKTWWELTI, encoded by the coding sequence ATGAATGAAATCGGACTGCTGATGATGGGTGTATTTAATCAGAAATCACTAACTATACCCCATTTTCCATTAAACCAAACCTTGTTTTACCTAGAAAATGGTGTACAGCTAACAAATCATCAATCAAATAAGTTAGTTTCTTCTGCTCAAATTACACCACCAGAATTTATCCACATAAATGAAACTTCCCCAACTAATCTCTCAATTCTCTCATTCCGACGACACCAAATATTTAACCAAATCACACAAAAACAGACATCCAGCAGTTCTTTTGAATTAGCTGATGCTGGGAATATCCCTATGACCAATAAAAAAGATGTTCAATTATCAACAGGATATCACACAACCCAGAATAAACCTATGCCCGTAATTGGTTTTGGTAATTCAGGCATATCTGTGAAAGTTTTACAAAAATTGTTAATGTCTAATGGTTATGGACTACCTATTGATGGAGTTTTTGGACCAGTTACCGAAACTGCTGTTAAAGCCTTTCAAAATCGTCGAAGTCTATCAACAGATGGTGTGGTTGGTCAAAAAACTTGGTGGGAACTAACAATTTAA
- the map gene encoding type I methionyl aminopeptidase yields the protein MNIFTNLLSQPAQPKPEKQQRRGIEIKSTREIEIMRQSAKIVATVLKEISELVQPGMTTADLDAYAEKRIREMDATPSFKGYHGFPASICSSINHEVVHGIPNSKKVIRSGDVLKVDTGAFYQGFHGDSCITIAVGNVTTEAARLIKIAEESLYKGIEQVKAGVHLTEIAGAIEDHVKANGFTVVEQFTGHGVGRNLHEEPAVFNYRTREIPNVKLRSGMTLAIEPILNAGSKNTRILADRWTAVTVDNALSAQFEHTVLVTDSGYEILTDRNHL from the coding sequence ATGAATATTTTCACCAACCTGCTTTCGCAACCAGCCCAGCCAAAACCCGAAAAACAACAACGCCGAGGGATTGAAATTAAATCAACCCGTGAAATCGAAATTATGCGGCAATCAGCGAAGATTGTGGCAACTGTTCTTAAAGAAATTTCTGAGTTAGTGCAACCAGGAATGACAACGGCTGATTTAGATGCTTATGCCGAAAAACGTATCCGCGAAATGGATGCCACTCCTAGCTTTAAAGGGTATCATGGCTTCCCCGCCTCGATTTGCTCTAGTATTAATCATGAAGTTGTACATGGAATTCCTAACTCTAAAAAGGTAATCCGCTCAGGAGATGTATTAAAAGTTGATACAGGTGCTTTTTATCAAGGTTTTCATGGTGATTCCTGCATTACTATCGCTGTGGGTAATGTAACAACTGAAGCCGCAAGACTGATTAAAATAGCGGAAGAATCTTTATATAAAGGGATTGAACAGGTAAAAGCTGGTGTCCATTTGACAGAGATTGCAGGTGCAATTGAAGATCATGTCAAAGCCAATGGGTTTACAGTAGTGGAACAATTTACTGGTCATGGTGTAGGTAGAAATTTACACGAAGAACCAGCGGTTTTTAACTATCGAACTCGTGAAATACCGAATGTGAAATTGCGTTCAGGAATGACTTTAGCAATTGAACCAATTTTAAATGCTGGTTCTAAAAATACCAGAATTTTAGCTGATAGATGGACTGCGGTAACAGTTGATAATGCTTTATCTGCTCAATTTGAGCATACTGTATTAGTGACAGATAGTGGGTATGAAATTTTGACTGATAGAAATCATCTTTAA
- a CDS encoding RNA polymerase sigma factor: protein MNRKLYIQATPEQELLFCFSEMEILSPNNCGDFWQLWLSYQDDFYNLCRKWMGGNCHDAEDALNQAMLKAWNEWKKSANKITYTKAWLTRIIHNLCMDVHRKRKREATGIENIDDIKFAEHQEFAASVEIPESNILTLEMGAYLHHKIQSLPDRLRHPFILHCCQDKSYQDVAKQLTISEENVRKRILKARKILQKQLKKYLAGEDNTCIYFLSPALKKDISMGEKLQSDETLRQAQCGAVICDWESSIPTNSKQEEINYKVTLICLETLPPHWYSSPNSLGWN, encoded by the coding sequence ATGAACAGGAAGTTATATATACAAGCGACTCCAGAACAAGAACTCTTATTCTGCTTTTCCGAGATGGAAATTTTATCTCCAAATAATTGTGGGGATTTTTGGCAGTTATGGCTATCATATCAAGATGATTTTTACAATCTTTGCCGAAAGTGGATGGGAGGTAATTGTCATGATGCCGAAGATGCACTAAATCAGGCAATGCTCAAAGCCTGGAATGAATGGAAAAAATCTGCAAATAAAATCACATATACTAAAGCGTGGTTAACTCGCATTATTCATAATTTGTGCATGGATGTGCATCGAAAACGTAAACGAGAAGCCACAGGAATTGAAAACATTGACGATATTAAATTTGCAGAACATCAAGAATTTGCTGCTAGTGTAGAAATTCCTGAATCCAATATTTTGACTTTGGAAATGGGAGCATATCTTCACCACAAAATTCAATCCTTACCTGACAGACTGCGCCATCCTTTTATTTTACACTGCTGCCAAGACAAATCCTATCAAGATGTCGCCAAGCAACTCACCATCTCTGAAGAGAACGTTCGCAAACGTATTCTAAAGGCGCGAAAGATTCTGCAAAAACAGTTAAAAAAGTATCTGGCAGGGGAAGATAACACTTGTATTTATTTCCTCTCACCAGCCTTAAAAAAGGATATTTCCATGGGAGAAAAGTTGCAATCTGATGAAACACTTCGACAAGCTCAGTGCGGTGCAGTGATTTGTGATTGGGAATCATCAATACCAACAAACAGCAAGCAGGAAGAAATTAACTATAAAGTCACCTTAATATGTCTGGAAACATTGCCACCTCATTGGTACAGTTCACCCAATTCTCTGGGTTGGAACTGA
- a CDS encoding cupredoxin domain-containing protein — protein sequence MSLVIMGTSPATAENLSSNLLKQPPIEITVSLGNVANELKFEPNHLEFTSGKRYNLKLNNPSSQKHYFTAKDFADAIWTQKVEAGNVEIKGNIHELELKPGAEAEWVFVSMKPGKYALGCTIAGHAEAGMKGEIVIR from the coding sequence ATGAGTCTAGTAATAATGGGTACGTCTCCAGCAACAGCAGAGAATCTATCTAGTAATCTCCTCAAACAACCACCAATAGAGATTACAGTTAGCTTGGGTAATGTTGCTAATGAATTAAAATTTGAGCCAAATCATTTAGAATTTACCTCTGGTAAACGCTACAATCTCAAGTTAAATAATCCTAGCTCACAAAAACATTATTTTACCGCTAAAGACTTTGCTGATGCAATTTGGACTCAAAAAGTCGAAGCCGGCAATGTAGAAATTAAAGGGAATATTCACGAATTAGAACTTAAACCTGGTGCAGAAGCAGAATGGGTATTTGTCTCCATGAAACCAGGTAAATATGCTTTAGGATGTACTATAGCTGGACACGCAGAAGCAGGAATGAAAGGAGAAATTGTGATTAGGTGA
- a CDS encoding M16 family metallopeptidase — protein MSFFSIAQRHRFSLVILSIWIIAVFVLNQDAALSGERADFSTSSHNSNPEKSQKTLVAKETPNLAITANVHKTVLDNGLTVITKEVHNAPVVTVQLWYKFGSGQEASGVNGIAHQLEHIMFKGTSNRPIQFGRLFSALGSDSNAFTSYDQTAYYNTAERDKLTALLTLEADRMKNSLIDPQQLASEKRVVISELQGYENSPEYRLNRAVMVSVFPDHPYRLPIGGTKADVEKFTVEQVREYYQKFYSPDNAVLVIAGDFDTAPTLKTVQTVFGKIPKRQYSPHHLITPLPAATPTPAIKLQEPGGNPLLQLIYPLPQINQPDIPALEVMDYILTAGKNAYLYQELVESGLANNVSGNVASLRGGGWYEILVTGSGNQDLNKIDAAVIKALGKLAKVAVTEEQIERAKTQLTASVILNNRDITNQAMQLGNDQITTDNYQYTEKHLVNIRKVQVADVMNVINKYLQPAARKVGFFEPTQQAETNQSSSYSTQTGDNFAVDVAVVPAEVKKYLPPLDILPKTQQRQIPQQLQLANGLRVLLLPDKTTPTVTLSGYIKAGTEFEADNQGGLASLVAANLMNGTKTKDMRTIAQGLDAKGANLDFEASREGVRIKGSSLAVDLPVLLGTLTDVIRDSTFPEKEFALSRQQALTSLDSDLDDPDKVANRIFVQSIYPKKHPLHTFPTAESIEQIQRQDVMAFKAQHYRPDTTVLAIVGDFDVTKVRSLIQAKLGNWQVNGKPPTVKYPNVGMPKNVINVNPVVPGKPQAITYMGYTGINRQDKRFYAAMILNQILGGDTLSSRLGAEVRDRQGLTYGIYSNFITGKNVGTFLIEMQTSPEDARKAISSTRNLLKQVHQQGVTAQEVETAKRNLISNYNISLANPEQLSQRMVMNEVYGLNQIELRSFISKIEQVSLNQVNQAARELLHPDKIVVVTAGPPILAHKKIK, from the coding sequence ATGTCTTTTTTCTCTATCGCCCAACGACATCGCTTTTCTTTAGTCATCTTGAGTATCTGGATCATAGCCGTTTTTGTGTTAAATCAAGATGCTGCTTTGAGCGGAGAAAGGGCGGATTTTTCCACCTCTTCCCACAACTCCAACCCAGAAAAATCTCAGAAAACATTAGTCGCTAAAGAAACACCAAATCTCGCTATTACAGCAAATGTTCATAAAACAGTCCTTGATAATGGTTTAACTGTGATCACTAAGGAGGTTCATAATGCTCCTGTGGTGACAGTGCAATTATGGTACAAATTTGGATCAGGTCAGGAAGCATCTGGGGTAAATGGTATTGCCCATCAATTAGAACATATCATGTTTAAAGGTACTAGCAATCGTCCTATCCAATTTGGGCGGTTATTTAGTGCTTTGGGCAGTGATTCTAATGCTTTTACCAGTTATGACCAAACCGCATATTACAATACTGCGGAACGGGATAAACTCACGGCTCTGTTGACGCTAGAAGCAGATAGAATGAAAAACTCGCTGATTGATCCTCAACAGTTAGCTAGTGAGAAGCGAGTAGTTATTTCTGAATTACAAGGTTATGAAAATAGCCCCGAATATCGTTTAAATCGCGCTGTGATGGTGTCTGTTTTTCCAGATCATCCCTATAGATTACCTATTGGGGGAACTAAGGCTGATGTGGAGAAATTCACAGTTGAGCAAGTGCGAGAATATTATCAAAAATTCTATAGTCCTGACAATGCTGTTTTGGTAATTGCGGGAGATTTTGACACCGCACCAACTTTGAAAACTGTGCAAACTGTGTTTGGAAAAATCCCCAAACGCCAATATTCACCCCATCATCTCATAACTCCATTACCTGCCGCTACTCCTACACCTGCAATTAAATTACAAGAACCGGGGGGAAATCCATTACTCCAACTAATTTACCCACTTCCCCAAATCAATCAACCAGATATTCCCGCTTTGGAAGTTATGGATTATATCTTGACTGCGGGCAAAAATGCTTACTTGTATCAGGAATTAGTAGAATCGGGTTTAGCTAATAATGTTTCGGGAAATGTTGCTAGTTTACGTGGGGGTGGTTGGTATGAAATATTAGTGACAGGTTCAGGAAATCAGGACTTAAATAAAATTGATGCAGCGGTAATAAAGGCGTTAGGAAAACTTGCCAAAGTCGCTGTGACAGAAGAACAGATAGAAAGAGCAAAAACTCAATTAACAGCTTCAGTTATTTTAAATAACCGTGATATTACCAATCAAGCCATGCAATTGGGTAATGATCAAATCACGACGGATAATTATCAATATACAGAAAAGCACTTAGTAAATATTCGGAAAGTCCAAGTTGCTGATGTGATGAATGTCATCAATAAATATCTACAACCAGCAGCCCGAAAAGTCGGATTTTTTGAACCTACTCAGCAAGCAGAAACTAACCAAAGTTCATCTTACTCGACGCAAACAGGAGATAATTTTGCTGTTGATGTGGCTGTAGTTCCAGCGGAAGTCAAGAAGTATTTACCACCTCTAGATATATTACCCAAAACCCAACAAAGACAAATCCCCCAACAGTTACAGCTTGCTAATGGGTTACGCGTGTTACTGTTACCAGACAAAACTACACCAACAGTGACTTTGAGCGGATATATCAAAGCGGGAACAGAATTTGAGGCAGATAATCAAGGAGGATTAGCGTCTTTAGTGGCAGCAAATCTGATGAATGGCACGAAAACCAAAGATATGCGAACTATTGCCCAAGGATTAGATGCAAAAGGCGCAAATTTGGACTTTGAAGCTTCTCGTGAAGGTGTACGGATTAAAGGTAGTAGTTTAGCGGTGGATTTACCAGTTTTGCTGGGGACATTGACGGATGTAATTAGAGATAGTACATTCCCAGAAAAAGAGTTTGCACTTTCACGTCAACAAGCTTTAACTTCCCTAGATTCAGATTTAGATGATCCTGATAAGGTTGCAAATCGTATCTTTGTGCAGTCTATTTATCCGAAAAAACACCCATTACATACCTTCCCGACTGCGGAAAGTATTGAACAAATTCAACGTCAAGATGTAATGGCTTTTAAAGCCCAACATTATCGTCCTGATACCACAGTTTTAGCAATCGTCGGTGATTTTGATGTTACCAAAGTGCGATCGCTCATTCAAGCAAAATTAGGAAATTGGCAAGTAAACGGCAAACCACCAACGGTAAAATATCCCAATGTGGGGATGCCAAAAAATGTAATTAATGTTAATCCTGTTGTTCCTGGTAAACCCCAAGCGATTACTTACATGGGTTATACGGGAATTAATCGTCAAGATAAACGATTTTATGCGGCGATGATCTTGAATCAAATTCTCGGCGGTGATACATTATCGAGTAGACTAGGGGCAGAAGTGCGCGATCGCCAAGGCCTAACCTACGGAATTTATAGCAATTTCATCACAGGTAAGAATGTTGGTACATTTCTCATTGAAATGCAAACCAGTCCAGAAGACGCACGCAAAGCAATTTCCAGTACCCGCAACCTCCTGAAACAAGTTCATCAACAAGGTGTGACAGCACAGGAAGTAGAAACAGCTAAACGCAATTTAATCAGCAATTATAATATTTCTTTGGCCAATCCCGAACAGTTAAGCCAGAGAATGGTGATGAATGAAGTTTACGGCTTGAATCAGATAGAATTGCGCTCATTTATCAGCAAAATAGAACAAGTTAGCCTCAATCAAGTCAATCAAGCTGCCCGTGAATTACTTCATCCTGATAAAATTGTGGTTGTCACAGCAGGTCCACCAATTCTGGCACATAAAAAGATTAAATGA